The Prunus persica cultivar Lovell chromosome G7, Prunus_persica_NCBIv2, whole genome shotgun sequence genome has a segment encoding these proteins:
- the LOC18771500 gene encoding uncharacterized protein LOC18771500 isoform X3 has product MGVGWGYGANMLTKYLAEVGESTPLTAATCIDNPFDLEEATRSSPHQMAIDQQLTGGLIDILSSNKELFQGKAKGFDVEQALSASSVRDFEKAISMVSYGFEAIEDFYSKSSTRGVVGNVKIPVLFIQKDDGSAPLFSVPRSLIAENPFTSLLLCSYLPSTSSVIDGGRFALSWCQHVMIEWLTAVELGLLKGRHPLLKDVDLPINPSEELALVEGRGSNKNGKFAKQLDLTQSDFLNGYTAEPINNMPVESDTAASFWLRSKKNSSRKSEVGHKVLPDVENGALDQTESDDPELVNKEEVNPVDGERGQVLQTAQIVMNMLDVTMPDTLTEEKKKKVLTAVDQGDTLMKALQDAVPEDVRGKLTAAVSGVVQTQGTNLKFDELLGITQIPDMSSGLKSKVQDKFTGISSSEGLNQDNHSSDQLKKDDDLVDSSLNNLPDMNKPPEGLQSEYHPSDGSQQNLNPDQSQPFSSNGSDVSGSVSNDVSESGNNDDESSQEKAPEYPGDKGSEPDTKTNSSSQAEIVGGSDEAIVEEPRDQDGIVDQVDTKEEEGNDNQKMDDNKNMKPVMDQSNTFSVSEALDAFTGIDDSTQLAVNNVFGVIENMISQLEESSEHEKEVRKIDSVSGSESAKDQLDDDSSLEDSEASKTDQNEQLDRLSNISVSDHPEIDMDLQSDAPNGWVEKPNQSPMSVNGDCMNISQGSDAVNSGVEDKNGKKDQLVGINLLAGNLDKLNHVKSTPLCITPVPTGAHIDLLSKLPTKPLDLDSTASLLLDYIPEEGQWKLLEPPGHVGSSVGNDATHREVDEKVHAHSPAKVNDKVIEPSYVILDTEKYQEPVKEYETVENMEERIEISEEKVQDFIQFVKNIILNTLKVEVGRRLSAAGMKKMEPYLARDVEQVANAVSFCVGPDAPILEVKYHSIDNISEKFGTLHGENVVRAISSAVEGTSFLRRVLPVGVIVGSSLAALRKHFVVVTEHDRGQTEVLTLSQAKISGEKDLGKASGAEIHHTPVDKSDQNARLDSSVNRKGERTGLKNINNTVMVGAVTAALGASALFVENQDSYKGDENSECSSNSLMEGNGQRKPDKLEQALSEKNQNNIVTSLAEKAMSVAAPVVPTKEDGGVDQERLVAMLADLGQKGGMLKLVGKIALLWGGLRGAMSLTDKLIQFLHIADRPLIQRIFGFVGMVLVLWSPVVVPLLPTFLQSWATNTSSRIAELACIIGLYTAFMILVIIWGKRIRGYENPLQKYGLDLTSLPKLCDFLKGLIGGVMLVLSIQSVNALLGCVNLAWPSTLSSLDAMTRIKVYGQVLRLVGQGILTATGVALVEELLFRSWLPQEIAADLGYHQGIIISGLAFSLFQRSPRSIPGLWLLSLSLSGARQRNQGSLSIPIGFRAGIMASSFILQKGGFLTYQASFPHWIMGTHPFQPFSGLTGFAFSLFLALIVYPRQPLNRTDLRRRIEELKEQYAGI; this is encoded by the exons ATGGGTGTTGGCTGGGGCTATGGTGCTAATATGTTGACAAAGTACCTGGCAGAAGTTGGGGAGAGCACGCCACTTACAGCCGCCACCTGCATTGACAATCCTTTTGACTTAGAGGAGGCCACTAGGTCCTCTCCTCATCAGATGGCTATTGATCAGCAGCTCACTGGTGGACTCATAGATATTCTGAGTTCTAACAAG GAACTGTTTCAAGGAAAAGCAAAAGGGTTTGATGTGGAACAAGCTCTTTCAGCGAGTTCTGTTCGTGATTTTGAAAAAGCAATCTCCATGGTATCTTATGGTTTTGAGGCCATTGAagatttttattcaaaatcaaGTACAAGAGGTGTGGTTGGGAATGTGAAGATTCCCGTTCTATTTATACAG AAAGACGATGGGTCAGCGCCACTCTTCTCAGTTCCACGCAGTTTGATAGCAGAAAATCCATTTACAAGCCTACTTTTGTGTTCTTATTTGCCATCTACATCTAGTGTTATTGATGGTGGTAGATTTGCTCTATCTTGGTGCCAGCATGTAATGATTGAG TGGCTTACAGCAGTGGAGCTTGGACTTTTGAAGGGTCGTCACCCTCTTCTTAAAGATGTGGACTTACCCATCAACCCTTCAGAAGAATTAGCTCTTGTGGAAGGCAGAGGGTCCAACAAGAATGGCAAGTTTGCCAAGCAGTTGGATCTTACCCAGTCAGATTTTTTAAACGGATATACTGCAGAACCTATAAACAATATGCCTGTTGAAAGTGATACTGCTGCTAGCTTCTGGTTAAGAtccaaaaaaaactcatcgAGAAAGTCAGAGGTTGGACACAAAGTGTTGCCAGATGTGGAAAATGGTGCCCTGGATCAGACTGAATCTGATGACCCAGAATTGGTCAACAAGGAGGAAGTCAATCCTGTTGATGGTGAAAGAGGTCAAGTGTTACAGACAGCACAAATTGTTATGAACATGCTAGATGTAACCATGCCTGATACTCtaacagaagaaaagaagaagaag GTATTAACAGCGGTTGATCAAGGAGACACACTAATGAAAGCTTTGCAAGATGCAGTGCCAGAAGATGTTCGTGGCAAGCTAACAGCTGCTGTATCTGGAGTTGTACAGACCCAAGGTACAAACCTAAAGTTTGATGAACTCCTGGGTATTACCCAGATTCCCGATATGTCTTCAGGTCTAAAGTCAAAGGTCCAAGACAAGTTCACGGGAATATCAAGTTCAGAAGGTTTAAATCAAGACAATCATTCTTCGGATCAGTTAAAAAAGGATGACGATCTGGTAGATAGCTCACTTAACAATCTTCCTGATATGAACAAGCCTCCAGAGGGACTACAATCAGAGTATCATCCCTCAGATGGATCACAACAGAATTTAAATCCAGATCAGTCCCAACCATTCAGCAGTAATGGAAGTGATGTTTCTGGTTCTGTCAGCAACGACGTTAGTGAATCAGGAAATAATGACGATGAGTCTTCCCAAGAAAAGGCTCCTGAATATCCTGGCGATAAGGGGTCAGAACCAGACACAAAAACTAACAGTTCCAGCCAGGCTGAAATTGTTGGTGGTTCTGATGAAGCAATTGTTGAGGAGCCGAGAGACCAAGATGGTATAGTAGATCAAGTAGACacaaaggaagaggaaggtAATGATAATCAAAAGATGGATGATAATAAGAATATGAAGCCTGTGATGGATCAAAGTAATACCTTTAGTGTTTCTGAGGCACTGGATGCATTTACAGGGATAGATGATTCCACCCAATTGGCAGTCAACAATGTTTTTGGTGTTATTGAAAATATGATATCTCAATTGGAGGAGAGTTCAGAACATGAAAAAGAAGTAAGGAAAATTGACTCTGTATCAGGGTCTGAATCTGCAAAGGACCAACTCGATGATGACAGTAGTCTAGAAGATTCAGAAGCCAGTAAGACTGACCAAAATGAACAGCTGGATAGGTTAAGCAATATCTCTGTATCTGATCACCCTGAGATTGATATGGATTTGCAATCTGATGCACCAAATGGATGGGTAGAGAAGCCTAATCAAAGCCCCATGTCAGTTAATGGGGATTGTATGAACATTTCTCAGGGAAGTGATGCAGTTAACAGTGGAGTTGAGgataaaaatggaaagaaggaTCAATTGGTTGGTATCAATCTTCTTGCTGGAAATTTAGACAAACTTAATCATGTAAAGAGCACTCCGCTCTGCATAACTCCAGTTCCAACTGGGGCCCATATTGATCTTCTTTCAAAGTTACCTACCAAACCACTAGATTTAGATTCAACTGCCTCTCTATTGCTGGACTATATTCCAGAAGAAGGTCAGTGGAAGCTCTTAGAACCACCAGGACATGTCGGAAGTTCTGTTGGTAATGATGCGACTCATAGGGAAGTTGATGAAAAGGTTCACGCCCATTCACCTGCAAAGGTAAATGATAAAGTTATTGAACCATCATATGTAATATTAGATACAGAGAAGTATCAGGAACCAGTAAAAGAATATGAAACAGTGGAAAATATGGAGGAGAGAATTGAAATTAGTGAAGAAAAAGTACAGGATTTCATTCAATTCgtgaaaaatattatattgaaTACTTTGAAGGTTGAAGTGGGTCGCAGACTAAGTGCAGCTGGCATGAAAAAGATGGAACCCTATCTTGCCAGAGATGTGGAACAAGTGGCAAATGCAGTATCGTTTTGTGTTGGACCCGATGCTCCCATTTTGGAAGTTAAATACCATAGTATTGACAACATCTCAGAAAAATTTGGTACTCTTCATGGTGAGAATGTGGTTAGAGCTATATCATCCGCCGTTGAGGGCACTAGCTTCTTGAGAAGAGTACTGCCAGTTGGTGTTATAGTAGGCTCGAGTTTAGCTGCGCTGAGAAAACATTTTGTTGTCGTCACAGAGCATGACCGTGGCCAAACAGAAGTTCTGACACTTAGTCAAGCCAAAATATCTGGAGAAAAAGATCTGGGCAAGGCTAGTGGTGCAGAGATTCACCACACGCCTGTTGATAAATCTGATCAAAATGCTAGGTTGGATAGTTCAGTTAACAGGAAAGGGGAGAGGACTgggttgaagaatataaacaACACTGTTATGGTTGGTGCTGTTACAGCTGCCCTTGGGGCATCTGCGTTATTTGTGGAGAACCAG GATTCATACAAAGGCGATGAAAATTCCGAGTGTTCGTCCAACTCCTTGATGGAAGGTAATGGCCAGAGGAAGCCTGACAAGCTTGAGCAGGCACTATctgaaaaaaaccaaaataacatAGTCACAAGCCTTGCTGAGAAAGCCATGTCAGTTGCTGCTCCCGTGGTACCTACCAAGGAAGATGGTGGAGTGGATCAAGAAAG ATTGGTCGCAATGTTGGCAGATTTAGGACAAAAGGGTGGGATGTTGAAGCTAGTTGGCAAAATTGCATTGCTTTGGGGTGGTTTACGTGGTGCGATGAGTTTGACTGACAAGCTTATCCAATTTCTTCATATAGCTGATCGTCCCTTAATCCAGAG gatttttgggtttgttggtATGGTGCTTGTTTTATGGTCACCAGTTGTTGTTCCACTACTTCCCACATTTCTACAAAGCTGGGCAACAAATACATCCTCTAGAATTGCTGAACTTGCTTGCATTATTGGCCTCTATACGGCTTTTATGATACTTGTTATTATATGGGGCAAAAGAATACGCGGATATGAAAATCCCCTACAGAAATATGGGCTAGATTTAACGTCATTGCCAAAG TTATGTGATTTTTTGAAGGGCTTGATTGGTGGAGTCATGCTTGTGTTATCAATACAATCTGTAAATGCATTACTTGGCTGTGTGAATCTCGCTTGGCCCTCTACTCTATCTTCTTTGGATGCCATGACACGGATCAAAGTTTATGGGCAAGTGCTTAGGCTGGTTGGTCAAGGAATTTTAACAGCAACTGGTGTTGCTCTTGTGGAAGAATTGCTTTTCAGGTCATGGTTGCCCCAAGAAATTGCTGCAGATCTTGGATATCATCAAGGAATAATTATATCAGGACTTGCATTCTCTTTATTCCAGAG GTCTCCACGATCAATCCCAGGACTTTGGCTTCTATCTCTGAGTTTATCAGGTGCTCGACAAAGAAACCAAGGGAGCCTTTCCATTCCAATCGGGTTTCGTGCAGGAATTATGGCTTCAAGTTTCATCTTACAGAAGGGTGGCTTTCTGACCTACCAGGCTAGCTTTCCTCATTGGATTATGGGGACGCACCCATTCCAACCATTTAGCGGTCTAACTGGTTTTGCATTCTCCTTATTTTTAGCACTAATTGTGTACCCGAGGCAGCCTCTGAATAGAACAGATTTGAGAAGGAGAATTGAAGAATTAAAAGAACAGTACGCTGGTATATAG
- the LOC18771500 gene encoding uncharacterized protein LOC18771500 isoform X1 yields MINLSSNCTHHTNLHSTFTPRFFLKHAFQIREFRVYHRRRLKIAPRNQLGIGNGNAFHDFISQFPSPNSIQLIAPLLGFISGATLYLSNSNSNSGSAKQQSGSDIGEWVLFTSPTPFNRFVLLRCPSISFQGSELLEDVNEKLVKEDRHFVRLNSGRIQFDSRNRTESGVEEKLEYQRLCVGTDDGGVISLDWPANLDLKEEHGLDTTLVIVPGSALGSMDWKVRSFVCEALRRGCFPIVMNPRGCAGSPLTTPRLFSAADSDDISTAIQFITEARPWTTLMGVGWGYGANMLTKYLAEVGESTPLTAATCIDNPFDLEEATRSSPHQMAIDQQLTGGLIDILSSNKELFQGKAKGFDVEQALSASSVRDFEKAISMVSYGFEAIEDFYSKSSTRGVVGNVKIPVLFIQKDDGSAPLFSVPRSLIAENPFTSLLLCSYLPSTSSVIDGGRFALSWCQHVMIEWLTAVELGLLKGRHPLLKDVDLPINPSEELALVEGRGSNKNGKFAKQLDLTQSDFLNGYTAEPINNMPVESDTAASFWLRSKKNSSRKSEVGHKVLPDVENGALDQTESDDPELVNKEEVNPVDGERGQVLQTAQIVMNMLDVTMPDTLTEEKKKKVLTAVDQGDTLMKALQDAVPEDVRGKLTAAVSGVVQTQGTNLKFDELLGITQIPDMSSGLKSKVQDKFTGISSSEGLNQDNHSSDQLKKDDDLVDSSLNNLPDMNKPPEGLQSEYHPSDGSQQNLNPDQSQPFSSNGSDVSGSVSNDVSESGNNDDESSQEKAPEYPGDKGSEPDTKTNSSSQAEIVGGSDEAIVEEPRDQDGIVDQVDTKEEEGNDNQKMDDNKNMKPVMDQSNTFSVSEALDAFTGIDDSTQLAVNNVFGVIENMISQLEESSEHEKEVRKIDSVSGSESAKDQLDDDSSLEDSEASKTDQNEQLDRLSNISVSDHPEIDMDLQSDAPNGWVEKPNQSPMSVNGDCMNISQGSDAVNSGVEDKNGKKDQLVGINLLAGNLDKLNHVKSTPLCITPVPTGAHIDLLSKLPTKPLDLDSTASLLLDYIPEEGQWKLLEPPGHVGSSVGNDATHREVDEKVHAHSPAKVNDKVIEPSYVILDTEKYQEPVKEYETVENMEERIEISEEKVQDFIQFVKNIILNTLKVEVGRRLSAAGMKKMEPYLARDVEQVANAVSFCVGPDAPILEVKYHSIDNISEKFGTLHGENVVRAISSAVEGTSFLRRVLPVGVIVGSSLAALRKHFVVVTEHDRGQTEVLTLSQAKISGEKDLGKASGAEIHHTPVDKSDQNARLDSSVNRKGERTGLKNINNTVMVGAVTAALGASALFVENQDSYKGDENSECSSNSLMEGNGQRKPDKLEQALSEKNQNNIVTSLAEKAMSVAAPVVPTKEDGGVDQERLVAMLADLGQKGGMLKLVGKIALLWGGLRGAMSLTDKLIQFLHIADRPLIQRIFGFVGMVLVLWSPVVVPLLPTFLQSWATNTSSRIAELACIIGLYTAFMILVIIWGKRIRGYENPLQKYGLDLTSLPKLCDFLKGLIGGVMLVLSIQSVNALLGCVNLAWPSTLSSLDAMTRIKVYGQVLRLVGQGILTATGVALVEELLFRSWLPQEIAADLGYHQGIIISGLAFSLFQRSPRSIPGLWLLSLSLSGARQRNQGSLSIPIGFRAGIMASSFILQKGGFLTYQASFPHWIMGTHPFQPFSGLTGFAFSLFLALIVYPRQPLNRTDLRRRIEELKEQYAGI; encoded by the exons atgatcaaTTTGAGCTCCAACTGCACCCATCACACTAACCTTCACTCCACCTTCACTCCTCGTTTCTTCCTTAAACACGCTTTCCAGATCCGCGAGTTCCGGGTCTACCATCGCCGAAGACTCAAAATTGCCCCGCGAAACCAACTCGGAATCGGAAACGGAAACGCTTTCCACGACTTCATTTCCCAATTCCCTTCCCCTAATTCCATCCAACTCATCGCTCCGCTTCTCGGCTTCATCTCCGGCGCCACCCTCTACCTCTctaattccaattccaattccGGCTCGGCCAAGCAGCAATCCGGTTCCGATATCGGAGAGTGGGTGTTGTTCACCAGTCCGACGCCGTTTAATCGCTTCGTCCTCCTGAGGTGTCCGTCGATATCGTTCCAGGGGAGCGAGCTGTTGGAAGACGTGAACGAGAAGCTGGTGAAGGAGGACAGGCACTTCGTCAGGCTCAACAGCGGTCGAATTCAATTCGATTCGAGGAACCGCACAGAGAGTGGCGTGGAGGAGAAATTGGAGTATCAGAGACTGTGCGTGGGCACGGACGATGGAGGGGTCATATCTCTTGATTGGCCTGCGAATTTGGACCTCAAAGAGGAACATGGTTTGGACACCACCTTGGTTATCGTGCCGGGCTCGGCCCTGGGTAGTATGGATTGGAAAGTCAGGTCCTTTGTGTGCGAAGCTCTCAGGCGAGGTTGCTTTCCGATTGTTATGAACCCTAGAGGTTGCGCCGGGTCGCCTCTCACCACGCCACG GTTATTTTCAGCAGCTGACAGCGATGATATCTCCACTGCTATACAGTTCATCACGGAGGCGAGGCCGTGGACCACGTTGATGGGTGTTGGCTGGGGCTATGGTGCTAATATGTTGACAAAGTACCTGGCAGAAGTTGGGGAGAGCACGCCACTTACAGCCGCCACCTGCATTGACAATCCTTTTGACTTAGAGGAGGCCACTAGGTCCTCTCCTCATCAGATGGCTATTGATCAGCAGCTCACTGGTGGACTCATAGATATTCTGAGTTCTAACAAG GAACTGTTTCAAGGAAAAGCAAAAGGGTTTGATGTGGAACAAGCTCTTTCAGCGAGTTCTGTTCGTGATTTTGAAAAAGCAATCTCCATGGTATCTTATGGTTTTGAGGCCATTGAagatttttattcaaaatcaaGTACAAGAGGTGTGGTTGGGAATGTGAAGATTCCCGTTCTATTTATACAG AAAGACGATGGGTCAGCGCCACTCTTCTCAGTTCCACGCAGTTTGATAGCAGAAAATCCATTTACAAGCCTACTTTTGTGTTCTTATTTGCCATCTACATCTAGTGTTATTGATGGTGGTAGATTTGCTCTATCTTGGTGCCAGCATGTAATGATTGAG TGGCTTACAGCAGTGGAGCTTGGACTTTTGAAGGGTCGTCACCCTCTTCTTAAAGATGTGGACTTACCCATCAACCCTTCAGAAGAATTAGCTCTTGTGGAAGGCAGAGGGTCCAACAAGAATGGCAAGTTTGCCAAGCAGTTGGATCTTACCCAGTCAGATTTTTTAAACGGATATACTGCAGAACCTATAAACAATATGCCTGTTGAAAGTGATACTGCTGCTAGCTTCTGGTTAAGAtccaaaaaaaactcatcgAGAAAGTCAGAGGTTGGACACAAAGTGTTGCCAGATGTGGAAAATGGTGCCCTGGATCAGACTGAATCTGATGACCCAGAATTGGTCAACAAGGAGGAAGTCAATCCTGTTGATGGTGAAAGAGGTCAAGTGTTACAGACAGCACAAATTGTTATGAACATGCTAGATGTAACCATGCCTGATACTCtaacagaagaaaagaagaagaag GTATTAACAGCGGTTGATCAAGGAGACACACTAATGAAAGCTTTGCAAGATGCAGTGCCAGAAGATGTTCGTGGCAAGCTAACAGCTGCTGTATCTGGAGTTGTACAGACCCAAGGTACAAACCTAAAGTTTGATGAACTCCTGGGTATTACCCAGATTCCCGATATGTCTTCAGGTCTAAAGTCAAAGGTCCAAGACAAGTTCACGGGAATATCAAGTTCAGAAGGTTTAAATCAAGACAATCATTCTTCGGATCAGTTAAAAAAGGATGACGATCTGGTAGATAGCTCACTTAACAATCTTCCTGATATGAACAAGCCTCCAGAGGGACTACAATCAGAGTATCATCCCTCAGATGGATCACAACAGAATTTAAATCCAGATCAGTCCCAACCATTCAGCAGTAATGGAAGTGATGTTTCTGGTTCTGTCAGCAACGACGTTAGTGAATCAGGAAATAATGACGATGAGTCTTCCCAAGAAAAGGCTCCTGAATATCCTGGCGATAAGGGGTCAGAACCAGACACAAAAACTAACAGTTCCAGCCAGGCTGAAATTGTTGGTGGTTCTGATGAAGCAATTGTTGAGGAGCCGAGAGACCAAGATGGTATAGTAGATCAAGTAGACacaaaggaagaggaaggtAATGATAATCAAAAGATGGATGATAATAAGAATATGAAGCCTGTGATGGATCAAAGTAATACCTTTAGTGTTTCTGAGGCACTGGATGCATTTACAGGGATAGATGATTCCACCCAATTGGCAGTCAACAATGTTTTTGGTGTTATTGAAAATATGATATCTCAATTGGAGGAGAGTTCAGAACATGAAAAAGAAGTAAGGAAAATTGACTCTGTATCAGGGTCTGAATCTGCAAAGGACCAACTCGATGATGACAGTAGTCTAGAAGATTCAGAAGCCAGTAAGACTGACCAAAATGAACAGCTGGATAGGTTAAGCAATATCTCTGTATCTGATCACCCTGAGATTGATATGGATTTGCAATCTGATGCACCAAATGGATGGGTAGAGAAGCCTAATCAAAGCCCCATGTCAGTTAATGGGGATTGTATGAACATTTCTCAGGGAAGTGATGCAGTTAACAGTGGAGTTGAGgataaaaatggaaagaaggaTCAATTGGTTGGTATCAATCTTCTTGCTGGAAATTTAGACAAACTTAATCATGTAAAGAGCACTCCGCTCTGCATAACTCCAGTTCCAACTGGGGCCCATATTGATCTTCTTTCAAAGTTACCTACCAAACCACTAGATTTAGATTCAACTGCCTCTCTATTGCTGGACTATATTCCAGAAGAAGGTCAGTGGAAGCTCTTAGAACCACCAGGACATGTCGGAAGTTCTGTTGGTAATGATGCGACTCATAGGGAAGTTGATGAAAAGGTTCACGCCCATTCACCTGCAAAGGTAAATGATAAAGTTATTGAACCATCATATGTAATATTAGATACAGAGAAGTATCAGGAACCAGTAAAAGAATATGAAACAGTGGAAAATATGGAGGAGAGAATTGAAATTAGTGAAGAAAAAGTACAGGATTTCATTCAATTCgtgaaaaatattatattgaaTACTTTGAAGGTTGAAGTGGGTCGCAGACTAAGTGCAGCTGGCATGAAAAAGATGGAACCCTATCTTGCCAGAGATGTGGAACAAGTGGCAAATGCAGTATCGTTTTGTGTTGGACCCGATGCTCCCATTTTGGAAGTTAAATACCATAGTATTGACAACATCTCAGAAAAATTTGGTACTCTTCATGGTGAGAATGTGGTTAGAGCTATATCATCCGCCGTTGAGGGCACTAGCTTCTTGAGAAGAGTACTGCCAGTTGGTGTTATAGTAGGCTCGAGTTTAGCTGCGCTGAGAAAACATTTTGTTGTCGTCACAGAGCATGACCGTGGCCAAACAGAAGTTCTGACACTTAGTCAAGCCAAAATATCTGGAGAAAAAGATCTGGGCAAGGCTAGTGGTGCAGAGATTCACCACACGCCTGTTGATAAATCTGATCAAAATGCTAGGTTGGATAGTTCAGTTAACAGGAAAGGGGAGAGGACTgggttgaagaatataaacaACACTGTTATGGTTGGTGCTGTTACAGCTGCCCTTGGGGCATCTGCGTTATTTGTGGAGAACCAG GATTCATACAAAGGCGATGAAAATTCCGAGTGTTCGTCCAACTCCTTGATGGAAGGTAATGGCCAGAGGAAGCCTGACAAGCTTGAGCAGGCACTATctgaaaaaaaccaaaataacatAGTCACAAGCCTTGCTGAGAAAGCCATGTCAGTTGCTGCTCCCGTGGTACCTACCAAGGAAGATGGTGGAGTGGATCAAGAAAG ATTGGTCGCAATGTTGGCAGATTTAGGACAAAAGGGTGGGATGTTGAAGCTAGTTGGCAAAATTGCATTGCTTTGGGGTGGTTTACGTGGTGCGATGAGTTTGACTGACAAGCTTATCCAATTTCTTCATATAGCTGATCGTCCCTTAATCCAGAG gatttttgggtttgttggtATGGTGCTTGTTTTATGGTCACCAGTTGTTGTTCCACTACTTCCCACATTTCTACAAAGCTGGGCAACAAATACATCCTCTAGAATTGCTGAACTTGCTTGCATTATTGGCCTCTATACGGCTTTTATGATACTTGTTATTATATGGGGCAAAAGAATACGCGGATATGAAAATCCCCTACAGAAATATGGGCTAGATTTAACGTCATTGCCAAAG TTATGTGATTTTTTGAAGGGCTTGATTGGTGGAGTCATGCTTGTGTTATCAATACAATCTGTAAATGCATTACTTGGCTGTGTGAATCTCGCTTGGCCCTCTACTCTATCTTCTTTGGATGCCATGACACGGATCAAAGTTTATGGGCAAGTGCTTAGGCTGGTTGGTCAAGGAATTTTAACAGCAACTGGTGTTGCTCTTGTGGAAGAATTGCTTTTCAGGTCATGGTTGCCCCAAGAAATTGCTGCAGATCTTGGATATCATCAAGGAATAATTATATCAGGACTTGCATTCTCTTTATTCCAGAG GTCTCCACGATCAATCCCAGGACTTTGGCTTCTATCTCTGAGTTTATCAGGTGCTCGACAAAGAAACCAAGGGAGCCTTTCCATTCCAATCGGGTTTCGTGCAGGAATTATGGCTTCAAGTTTCATCTTACAGAAGGGTGGCTTTCTGACCTACCAGGCTAGCTTTCCTCATTGGATTATGGGGACGCACCCATTCCAACCATTTAGCGGTCTAACTGGTTTTGCATTCTCCTTATTTTTAGCACTAATTGTGTACCCGAGGCAGCCTCTGAATAGAACAGATTTGAGAAGGAGAATTGAAGAATTAAAAGAACAGTACGCTGGTATATAG